ACTCCAGTTCAACCACGGCGACCGCCCCCCGTTTCACGTCTACGCGACCCACGACGACCACGCGGCCGTCGAACGCGCGTTCGACGACTCGACGTTCGTCGACCGGTCCGTGCTGGTCGGGCGCGCCGGCGAGACGCGCCGTTACCGGGTTCGGCCGGCCGTCTCGATGGAGACCCTGCTCGGTGACCACCTCGACGACTTAGGTGACCTCCGGGCGCTGGCGACGGCCGACGCCATCGTCGAGCGGATTCGGGTCACGCCGTCCGGCTGGGTGCAGACCACCTGGTTCGCCGACCGGGCGGCGTTCGACGCGTTCCGGTCCTTCTGGGTGCGTAACGACTGTTTCTCGCTGCGGCGACTCACCCACGACGGCGACCCGGAGCCCCCGGGCGACGGCCTGACCGACCGCCAGCAGGAGGCGCTCCGCACCGCCTACGAGATGGGCTATTTCGGCATCCCGCGGGGTGCGTCGCTCGACGACGTGGCCGCCGAACTCGGGGTCTCCGCCTCGTCGCTCTCCGAACGCCTGCGCCGCGCGCAGACGCATCTGATCGAGACGACAGTCGCTTCGACGTGGCCGCCGCTACCCGACGACGGATAAACGGCCGCACGACTGAGAGTGAGCCTTAGCCCGTCGGGCGGCGAACGCCGAGTCGTCGATGCCGACCGTAACGTCCCCCGACGGCACACGTATCGCGTACGAACGACACGGCGACGGGCCGCCGCTCGTACTCCTCCACGGCGGGCTGACCCGACGCTACTGGGACCCGCTCGTCCCGCGGTTCGCCGACGACCACACGGTAGTCGTCCCGGACCGGCGCGGCCGCGGCGAGAGCGGTGATGGCGAGCACTACGGCATCGAGCGCGAAGTCGCGGACGCCCGCGCCGTCGTCGAGGCAGTCGAGGGAACGCCCGTCCTGTTCGGTCACTCCTTCGGCGGCCTACAGGCCATCGAGGCGGCCCGCGTCGCCCCCGTCGCGGGCGTCGTCGCCTACGAACCGGCCTACCTCGTCGACGACTACCGCGAGACGGCCGACCTGGCGGCGCGGATGCAGGCTCGCCTCGACGCCGGCGAGCGCCGCGAGGCGACGAAACTCCACCTCCGCGAGGTGCTCCGCGACGACATCGAGGACTTCGACGCGTGGCTCGACGAGTGGCCGGTCTGGCCCGCACCCGTCGACCACGTCGAGAACACGCTCCGGATGAATCGGGCGCTCGAAGCCCACCCGCTGCCCGACGCGTTCGACGTCGACGCCCCCGTCCTCCTGTTGACCGGGAGCGAGGGGCCCGCCCACCTCCGGGAGAGCGTCCGCGCCGTCCACGACGCCCTCCCCGAGAGCCGCCTCGTCGAGTTCGAGGGCGTGGGTCACAGCGGCCCGACGGAGGCACCCGAACGCACCGCCGAGGCGGTTCGCGAGTTCCTCGCGGATCTGACGCCGACGCCGGCTCGATAGCCTACGGCAGGTAGCGAACGCTCACCACGCCCGGCGCCGACCGCACCACGACGCGTTCGACGCCGAGTCGCGCCGCGCGCTCGCGGAGGCCCGCCGCGTCGTCTAACACGTCCGCGACGGCCGCGTCCGTCTCGCCCTCGGCCACGGTGAGGACGTGAATCTCGCCGACCCCCGCACGTTCCCGTTTCGTGAGTTCGCCGACCGCCTGTTCCTCGGCTAGCTCGCGTTCGAGCGTCGTCGGCGACTCCGAACTCTCCTCGACGCTGATCGTCCAGCGGTCGGCCACGTCCACGAGTTTCCACGCCACCTCCATCGGCGGCTCCGGCGCGACGGTGCCCTCGATGGCCTCGCCGGCCTCGACGCCGGGGTTCCCGGCGAGGGTGTGTACCTGCCCGTCGTCGACGTCGCTGAGGACGGCCGAGTCGTCGTCGGCCGCGGTGACGAGGAAGGTGCCCGTCTTGTCGTCGGTCATGGTTCGTGGTAGGCGGGCGGGGGGTTTCGGGGTTTCGTCACGCCCGCGCCGTCAGCGGAGCAGCCGGTGTGCCAGCAGGATGCCCGCGGCGGCGACGAGTGGCGGCATCAGGCCGGCCAACTGCGGCAGGGCGTACAGCGCGGCGATCAGGGGCGCGAGCACCCCCGTCGGCGTCGTCTGCTGGCCCGGCGGCACCGAAATCACGAGGCCGACGTAGAGCGCGACGACGAACAGGTAGCCCGCGGCGGCGAGGGCGGCGTCGTACCGGCCGTCCGCGGGGTCGTCACGTTCTCGCGCCCGTCGATGCCGGCGCGCCACGAACAGCACGGGTGCCACCAGCGGCACCACGACGAACAGGCCGACGACGGCGAAAAACGACCTCGAGAGCGTCAGGCTCCCGCCGCGGCCGCCGGTCGTGCTCGCGATGGCACCGATCACGGCGGCGACGAAGAGCAGGCTCACCGCGACGGTCAACAGGCCACCGAGGACGACGTACGACCGGAACAGGCGGGAGTCGCTCGCCCCGAAGGCGTAAGGAAAGGCGCCGACGACGCCGCGGTAGTCCTCTGCCATCGTCGGTGGTAGTCGTCGCGGCGAGTTAACGGCCGCGAATTTCGATCACGCGGGCCGGTAGCGAACCTCGTCGCCGTCGACCCGCTCCGCGGCCTCCAGCAGCACCAGCCAGTCGAGCAGGCGCCCCACCCGCTCGCGCCACACGGCCGTCCACTCCGTGTCGCGGTGGCGCTCCCACCTCGGCACGCGCTCGCGGACGGCCTCGAAGGCGGCGTCGACGGCCAGCGATCCCTCGGACGCCAGCGCGTCGCGGACGGCGTCGGCGGCGAACACCCGGTCGAGGAGGGCCGCCCGACAGCCCTCGACCGTCGGTTCGGCGTCGGTCCGTCGGTAGCCCGACGGCGTCTCCTCGGCCAGTTCGAGCGCCCGGAGGAAGGTGAGCCACGTCCGCGCGGCGTCACGGTCCGGCAGGTCGAGTCGGCCGACGAGGCGGGCACAGCAGTCGTCCTCGGTGCCGGGGACGAGCGGCACCGCCCGCTGGACGCGGGTGACGTATTCGAACGCCTCGGGCGCGGGCGGGACGGGTTTGAACCTCACAGCCCGAACGACTCGGCCAGCAGGTCGTGATTCGTCTCGCCCAGCGCGTACGTCGGGCCGTCGACGACGTCGACGGTCACCTGCGCGGGCGCGAACACCGACTCGGGCACCTCGTAGAAGTCCCAGTCGGCGTCCTCGAACACCTGCTCGAAGGGCGTGTCGTACTCCGCGGCGGCGGTGGAGGGCACCTCGTCGAACCGGTCGAAGTCCTCGCGCACCTGCACGTACACCTGCCCGCCGTAGGCGAGGGCGTCGTTGGTGCGGCCCATCGCCACCCCTTCGTCGTGGCTCACGGGGGCGACGGGCGCGCTCCCGGCCGCCGACACCACGTCAGTCGGGTCGTAGCCGAGTTCGAACAGCCGAAAGAGCGCGAGTTCGGGCGCGCGAGCGGCGGCGCTGACGCTCCCGGCCATCGACCCCGTGGCGTACGTCGGCAGGAAGACACCGCTCGGCGCGACGCCGGCGCGGTCGGCCACCTGCTCGGCCGCGGCGTCGCCCGGCAGACTATCCGCCTCGACGGCCAGAACGGTCAGATCGAACTCGTCGTAGTAGCCGACGACTTCGAACTCGTACTCCTCCCCGACGAGGGCGCGCGCCGGGCCGGAACCGAGGCCGTCGACCCCCTCCGCGGCGAGTTCCCAGCCCGCTTTCTGCGAGCAGAGGAGCGCGAGCGCCGGCTTGTCGGTCGTGAGTTCGACGTGCGGGAAGGGCGTCCCGGCCACCTCGTCCATGCGGGTCTGAATCGTCGCCAGCCCGGCGGTCTGTATCTCCGCGAGCAACAGCCCGGCTTCGAGGCCACCCGCTGCCTCGACGCCGAAATCGAGGACCGTCGCCCCCGAGTCGAGTTCGAACACGTCGACGTTGAGTTCGCCCGCGAAGTCGATCGCCTCGTCGACGAGTTCGACGGCCATCCGGTTGAGACTCTCCATACGGGCCGGTTGGGCGCTTTCACTTATAGGGGTTGTCGGTCACTGCCGGTCGCGCTTCGCCTCCCGTCCAAGCGCCGCCTCGACCCCCTCGACCTTCGACGCCGCCGAGGCCGTACTCGTTCGCTTGTCGTCGATTTTCAGGACCGTACTCACCCGATCCGCCTCCACTGCGCGATGGGCCGCCTCACAGGCGGCGAACAGGACACCCACGTCGTCGGCTTCGATCACCGTTCCCATCGGATTCGTCTCGTAGCTCACGTCGAACTCGTCCAGTGCAGCCACCGCATCCGCCACGTCCTCGGCCATGCTTCCCTCTTTCACCGGGGCAACCGACAGGAGTGCAACGACGGTCATGGGATGACTCGGGCGGCCGCAGGTATATTTCCCATCGTCACGTTGACGTGACCATGGCCGTCATCGAGGTGCAGGGGTTGACCAAGGCCTACGGCGACACCGTGGCCAACGACCGTCTCGACTTCTCCATCGAATCGGGCGAAATCTTCGGCTACCTCGGCCCGAACGGCGCCGGCAAGTCGACGACGATCCGACAGCTCATGGGGTTTCAGGCGCCGACCGAGGGCACCGCGACGATCTTCGGCCACGACGTGCGCGACGACCGGGAACTCCGGCAGGCGAAAGCGCGAATCGGCTTTCTCCCCGGCGAACCCGCCTTCGCCCCGTCCGTCACCGGCGCGGAGTTTCTCGACTACCAGGCCGAACTCAAGGGCGACACCCGCCGCGACGAACTCCTCGACCTGTTCACGCCGCCGCTTTCCCGCCCGGTTCGGGAGTATTCGACGGGCAACAAGCAGATGCTCGCCATCGTGCAGGCGTTCATGCACGACCCCGACCTCCTGATCATGGACGAACCGACCTCGGGGCTCGACCCGCTCAAACAGGAGGCGTTTCACGACTTCCTCCGCGCGGAGCGGGCCCGGGGAACGACCGTCTTCTTCTCCTCTCACATCCTCGGCGAGGTTCGGCGGGTCTGTGATCGGGTGGGGATCATCCGTGACGGCCGCCTCGTCACCGTCGAGAACGTCGCGGAACTGCTGTCCCGGGGGGGCAAGCAGGTCCACCTCCACACCGAAACGCCGCTGACCGAGGCGGATTTCGACCTCGATGGCGTCGTCGGCTTCGAGTCCGAGGGCCGCGAGGTGCGCTTTACGTTCACCGGCGACTACAACGCCCTGTTCGCGGCGCTCGCCGACCACCGAGTCGTCGATATCGATATCGACGAACCGCCGATAGAGGAGGTTTTCATGCACTTCTACGGCGACGAAGGTGAGCGATGATGCTCCCGACGACCCGCTACGACGCGCGACGGCGCGTCCGCGGCACCCTCGCCTTTGCCATCCTCCTCGCCGCCTTCGCCCTGCTTATCATCTACCTCTTTCCGACAATCGCCGAGTCGAGCGCCGACATCGACGCCCTCATCGAGTCGCTCCCCGAGTCGTTCCGGGAGGGGTTCGGCGCCGAGACGTACACGACCATCGAGGGATTCGTCGCCGCCGAACTGTACCAGACCGTCTGGGTGCTGTTGCTCGGCCTCTACATGGCCTACGCCGGCGGTGGCCTCCTCGCGGGCGACGTCGAGTCCGGGCGCCTCTATCTGGTGCTCGCGACGCCCGTATCGCGGAAGCGGGTCGCCTTCGAGAAGTTCCTCTCGCTCGGTCTCCCCATCGTCGTCCTCAACGTGACGATGCCGCTGGTCGTCTTCGCCGGGACCGTCGCCATCGACTACCCGCTCGACCCCTACTACCTGCTGATCGTCCACGTCCTCTCGATCCCCTATCTCCTCGTCTGTAGCGGAATCGGAATGGCGCTCTCGACGGTCCTCGATCGGGGCGACGCCGCCCAGCGGAGCGCCCTCGCCCTCCTCTTTCTCTGCTTTCTCCTCGACTCGGTGACGCTCGGGACGGACGTGGAGTGGCTCGGCGCGGTCAGCCCCACGCGGTATCTCGACCCGACCGAGGTCCTCCTCCACGAGACGGTCGACCTCGTCGACCCCCTGCTCCTGTTGCTCGTCGCTATCGTCCTCGTGTTCCTCAGCCTCCGCTACTTCCAGACTCGTGACCTCTAACCTCCCTCACACATTTATGCGGCCGTGCCGACGTAAGGGTCGTATGTCCGTGGTCCGGTCCCCGTCGCCCTCCGACCGCCCCCGTCCGTCTCGACCGGCGGAGGGTCGGCGTCGATGACTGCGTCACGCTCCCGGGTCGTCGTCGTCGGACTCCTCCTCCTGTTGGCGGCCGTCGCCCCCGTCGTCGGCGTCGAACAGGTCATCGGCTCCCCCGACGTCGACGTCTTCAGTCCCGACAACGAGGTGCACCCCGGCGAGGAGACGACGCTCCCGGTCTACCTCTCGAACACCGGGCAACTGCGCCAGTCCGGGCCGGCCGAGTACGTCGACCGCGTCACCACGGCGCGTGGCCTGACGTTCACCGTCTCCGACGGGGACGCCCCCATCGACGTCAACACCGGTCGGTATCCGGTCGGAAGCGTCCCGGAGGGAACCGCCGGCCCGTTCCCCGTCTCGATCACCGTCGCCGAGGACGCCCCGCCGGGCACCTATCGGCTCCCCGTCCGCGTGCGCTACGCCTACACGCTCATGGTCGATTACAGCACCTCGCCTCCGGATTTCGTCGACAGCACCCGGGATCGGCGGCAGTATCTGACCGTCGTCGTCCGCGACGTGCCGCGGTTCGAGGTGGTGAACACGTCGTCGAGCGTCGGTGTCGGCGGCCGTGGCAACGTCTCCGTCACCGTCGAGAACGTCGGCACCGACCCCGCCCGCGACGCGACGCTCCGACTCGACTCGCCGTCGGACGAGGTGTTTCTCGGCACGCGCTCGACGAGTTCGCGGGCCTTCACCGGCACCTGGAACCCCGGCGAACGCCGGACGTTCGCGTTCGCGGCCCGCACCACCGACGACGCCGTGATCCGGGAGTACCCCCTCGTCGCGCGGGTGGCGTACCGCGACCGCGACGGCATCGGGCGCACCTCCCGCGAACTGACGACCGGCTTCACCCCCCTGCCCGAACAGACCTTCGCCGTCTCGAACCTCTCGACCGACCTGTACGTCGGCGAACCCGGGACGATTCGGGGGACCGTCGTCAACACCGGTCCGCGGACGGTCACCGACGCGACCCTCGTCTACACGTCGTCGACTCCGAACCTCCAGCCCGTCGACCGGGAGGTTGCCCTCGGGCGCCTCGCCCCCGGCGAGCGACACGACTTCGCCTACGAAATGACCGTCTCCGAGCGCGCGTCCGCGACGACCCTGCCCGCGAACCTCTCGGTTCGGTACCGCGACGGCGAGGGGAACCGGGGGACGAGCGATCCGCTGGAGCCGTCGGTCGTCGTCGCCCCCGAACGGACCTGGCTGGCGGTGACGCCCGAGTCGAACACGTTCACTGTCGACTCCGAGAACCGCCTGACGATCCGGATCCGAAACGTCGAGGGCGTCCCCCTCCGGAACGTGGTCGCCCGCCTCTCCGTGGACGCCCCCTTCGAGACGGAGTCGCGTGTCGCGTACGTGGACGACCTTCGTCCGAACGCGTCCGCGACGCTCGCGTTCGAACTCACCGTCTCCGAGGACGCCGTCCCGACGCGGTCGTCGGTCCGACTGAACGTGACGGCCGACCGGCCGGACGGCGAGACGATTCATCTCGACACCTACGACGTGCCGGTGGTCGTCGCCGACGAGGCGGGACCGACCGATATCGTCGTCCTCGTCGCCGGATCGCTGGTCGCGCTTGCCCTCCTCGTCGGCGGGTGGCTGTGGATCCGGCGGTAGTCAGCGCTCCGCTTCGATCACCGACGGTCCGTCGTCGAGGCGAACCCGAAGCGTATCGCCCTCGCACTCGACCCGTACCGTCGCCCGCCACGGATCGGTGCCGGTGATCGACGTCCGCTCGTCGGAGGCGGCGAAGGGGAGCGACCAGACGTGCCGGCGCGTCACGTCGATACCGTGGTCGTAGAAAAAGGAGACGACGGCGGGATGGGTGACGAGCAGCCCGCCGAGACGCGTGTAGATGGCGCCGTCGCAGGTGTCACAGGTGTGCAGGACGCGGTGTTCGATGGCGGGGTTGTCGCGGTGGGGCATCTCGGCGTCCGGTGGGAGGACCCGCGAGGTCATGCGGCCACAGCACCACGGGCAGACGCCTTTCGACATCGACGCGATTTCGCGCTGGATGCGCTCGTTGGCCGCCCGGAGGACGCCCTCGCGTTCCCGCTCGGTCAGGCTGCTCGGCGGGCAGAAGTACTTGTAGAACACCGCGCCACAGTCGCCGCCACAGCGCACGCGGAACATGCTGTCGTCGTAGGCGGCCTCCTGTGACGCGCCGCAGACGTGACAGTCGGCGTCGAGTTCGAAGGCGTCGATCCGCACGCGGTCGGTGAACGTCCCCGCCTTGATCGCCTGATACACCCGGACGCCGGGGTAGCTCAGGCGGTAGCCATCCTCCGTCTCCTCGACGAACTGGCCCTCCAGTTTGCCGAGGTGGTAGTTGAACCGGCCGCTCCCCGAGATGTCGGCTCGGCGTCGCAACTCGGCGAAGGGGAGCGTCTCCGGGACGCCGGGCGTGGAGGCGTCCCCGAGCGCCCTGATGATCTTGATTCGCGTCCCGTCTGCCAGCAGGGTGAACGCGTCGTCGGGACGCAGGCTCTCCGTGTCGTCAGTCACCGTACAGAATCGGGGATGTCGACGTACATATACCCTCGGCCGTCGCCGACGGGTCGGGCGTGTCGA
This window of the Haloplanus rubicundus genome carries:
- a CDS encoding COG1361 S-layer family protein, which translates into the protein MTASRSRVVVVGLLLLLAAVAPVVGVEQVIGSPDVDVFSPDNEVHPGEETTLPVYLSNTGQLRQSGPAEYVDRVTTARGLTFTVSDGDAPIDVNTGRYPVGSVPEGTAGPFPVSITVAEDAPPGTYRLPVRVRYAYTLMVDYSTSPPDFVDSTRDRRQYLTVVVRDVPRFEVVNTSSSVGVGGRGNVSVTVENVGTDPARDATLRLDSPSDEVFLGTRSTSSRAFTGTWNPGERRTFAFAARTTDDAVIREYPLVARVAYRDRDGIGRTSRELTTGFTPLPEQTFAVSNLSTDLYVGEPGTIRGTVVNTGPRTVTDATLVYTSSTPNLQPVDREVALGRLAPGERHDFAYEMTVSERASATTLPANLSVRYRDGEGNRGTSDPLEPSVVVAPERTWLAVTPESNTFTVDSENRLTIRIRNVEGVPLRNVVARLSVDAPFETESRVAYVDDLRPNASATLAFELTVSEDAVPTRSSVRLNVTADRPDGETIHLDTYDVPVVVADEAGPTDIVVLVAGSLVALALLVGGWLWIRR
- a CDS encoding ABC transporter permease — encoded protein: MMLPTTRYDARRRVRGTLAFAILLAAFALLIIYLFPTIAESSADIDALIESLPESFREGFGAETYTTIEGFVAAELYQTVWVLLLGLYMAYAGGGLLAGDVESGRLYLVLATPVSRKRVAFEKFLSLGLPIVVLNVTMPLVVFAGTVAIDYPLDPYYLLIVHVLSIPYLLVCSGIGMALSTVLDRGDAAQRSALALLFLCFLLDSVTLGTDVEWLGAVSPTRYLDPTEVLLHETVDLVDPLLLLLVAIVLVFLSLRYFQTRDL
- the mch gene encoding methenyltetrahydromethanopterin cyclohydrolase, producing MESLNRMAVELVDEAIDFAGELNVDVFELDSGATVLDFGVEAAGGLEAGLLLAEIQTAGLATIQTRMDEVAGTPFPHVELTTDKPALALLCSQKAGWELAAEGVDGLGSGPARALVGEEYEFEVVGYYDEFDLTVLAVEADSLPGDAAAEQVADRAGVAPSGVFLPTYATGSMAGSVSAAARAPELALFRLFELGYDPTDVVSAAGSAPVAPVSHDEGVAMGRTNDALAYGGQVYVQVREDFDRFDEVPSTAAAEYDTPFEQVFEDADWDFYEVPESVFAPAQVTVDVVDGPTYALGETNHDLLAESFGL
- a CDS encoding helix-turn-helix domain-containing protein, coding for MGLVAEYGIPCEHLPLVDVATAVPDATLTVELQFNHGDRPPFHVYATHDDHAAVERAFDDSTFVDRSVLVGRAGETRRYRVRPAVSMETLLGDHLDDLGDLRALATADAIVERIRVTPSGWVQTTWFADRAAFDAFRSFWVRNDCFSLRRLTHDGDPEPPGDGLTDRQQEALRTAYEMGYFGIPRGASLDDVAAELGVSASSLSERLRRAQTHLIETTVASTWPPLPDDG
- a CDS encoding thiamine-binding protein encodes the protein MTVVALLSVAPVKEGSMAEDVADAVAALDEFDVSYETNPMGTVIEADDVGVLFAACEAAHRAVEADRVSTVLKIDDKRTSTASAASKVEGVEAALGREAKRDRQ
- a CDS encoding ABC transporter ATP-binding protein; translation: MAVIEVQGLTKAYGDTVANDRLDFSIESGEIFGYLGPNGAGKSTTIRQLMGFQAPTEGTATIFGHDVRDDRELRQAKARIGFLPGEPAFAPSVTGAEFLDYQAELKGDTRRDELLDLFTPPLSRPVREYSTGNKQMLAIVQAFMHDPDLLIMDEPTSGLDPLKQEAFHDFLRAERARGTTVFFSSHILGEVRRVCDRVGIIRDGRLVTVENVAELLSRGGKQVHLHTETPLTEADFDLDGVVGFESEGREVRFTFTGDYNALFAALADHRVVDIDIDEPPIEEVFMHFYGDEGER
- a CDS encoding DUF5812 family protein, coding for MTDDKTGTFLVTAADDDSAVLSDVDDGQVHTLAGNPGVEAGEAIEGTVAPEPPMEVAWKLVDVADRWTISVEESSESPTTLERELAEEQAVGELTKRERAGVGEIHVLTVAEGETDAAVADVLDDAAGLRERAARLGVERVVVRSAPGVVSVRYLP
- a CDS encoding ArsR/SmtB family transcription factor produces the protein MTDDTESLRPDDAFTLLADGTRIKIIRALGDASTPGVPETLPFAELRRRADISGSGRFNYHLGKLEGQFVEETEDGYRLSYPGVRVYQAIKAGTFTDRVRIDAFELDADCHVCGASQEAAYDDSMFRVRCGGDCGAVFYKYFCPPSSLTEREREGVLRAANERIQREIASMSKGVCPWCCGRMTSRVLPPDAEMPHRDNPAIEHRVLHTCDTCDGAIYTRLGGLLVTHPAVVSFFYDHGIDVTRRHVWSLPFAASDERTSITGTDPWRATVRVECEGDTLRVRLDDGPSVIEAER
- a CDS encoding alpha/beta fold hydrolase, translating into MPTVTSPDGTRIAYERHGDGPPLVLLHGGLTRRYWDPLVPRFADDHTVVVPDRRGRGESGDGEHYGIEREVADARAVVEAVEGTPVLFGHSFGGLQAIEAARVAPVAGVVAYEPAYLVDDYRETADLAARMQARLDAGERREATKLHLREVLRDDIEDFDAWLDEWPVWPAPVDHVENTLRMNRALEAHPLPDAFDVDAPVLLLTGSEGPAHLRESVRAVHDALPESRLVEFEGVGHSGPTEAPERTAEAVREFLADLTPTPAR